The following proteins are co-located in the Rippkaea orientalis PCC 8801 genome:
- a CDS encoding DUF3134 domain-containing protein → MSNPSYNPSLRQEPRYEPAAVIPVKHDFALLDWLESTNRLISREIEESSHLLSEDEEISELMDVDDTYDDDDDDDIDLDED, encoded by the coding sequence ATGTCTAATCCTTCCTATAATCCTTCCCTACGTCAAGAACCTCGTTATGAACCGGCCGCAGTGATTCCCGTTAAACATGATTTTGCTCTCCTAGATTGGCTGGAATCAACTAATCGTCTGATTAGTAGAGAAATCGAAGAATCTTCCCATCTGTTGAGCGAAGATGAAGAAATCTCAGAATTAATGGATGTAGATGACACTTACGATGATGATGATGATGATGATATCGATCTAGACGAAGATTAA